From the genome of Botrytis cinerea B05.10 chromosome 7, complete sequence:
CAAAGGCACCGCACATCCCACCCCAAGAAAAATATGACTGACAACCACCGGTCCCTTCAAATCCCTTCCATCGACATACGGCATTAAGAATTTCGCCAACGCCCTACTAATCGGCGGTAACTGACTCGCTCTCAGTAAATCCAGTAGTAAAAACACACCCAACACCAATGCCATAGCCAACGCACAATAATTCGGATCCACAAATGTCGATGGCAAGAGAATAAAAACCATCATGAAATGAAAAACTTTTCTTCTCGTATCCACTTcatatattttcgaaagacGGAAAACAATCGCTAGACCCGCAATGATAATCAGGAGCCAGTAGCCCAAGAGTATCAACCGCGTATTTGCCGCGCCGAAATCTTGAGTACGAATGCGTTCTACCCATCCTCTTTCTAAACAAATCTTTGTTCGTTCGTGTAACTCTAGATCATCGGAAGAATGGGAGCGAGAAGGTAACGGAATCCATCTCTGCAAATTCGCCTTCACGACCTCGAGTCTAAATCGTGGCAAATCTCCAAACATATACCCAAGAGCCCAACCCACGGGTTCATAACCTTGCAATGCTTCTTTCCCTACGTATTCTCTGATACCAAGTAGGATAATAACGAGAATAcagatatatacataaatagCATATCCCCATTTCCGAAATGTAGCCTGTCTATAAGTTAATTTGGAAAATGATTGAAGACTGATAGATGCCGATCTTTTCTTCCGACCAGAAGGTGTTCTAGTTTTTAATTTGGAGGGACTAGATCCCGGTAAAGTATTTCTCCTCGAGATACCCGAATACTCTCCATCTAAAGGAGAAAATTCGGAAGAATGTAGTTTCCCACCCCTTTCTTGTGAATAACGGCTATGAAGTTCGTCATCACTCGTATCACTGATGAATCTATCTTTGGCAAATACACTTAACGTATTTGTACCAAACGATAAAGATCTCTTGCTGAATCTGAACCCCGAGTTTTTAGGATCCGGTCTTCTAAATTTCCATGTAGGGACTCGAGCTAATGTAACACCCCATCTAAGAACATGTGTACAAGTAACTAGAATTCCTATACCACCACCCCAAAGAAGTGCTTTTAGAATAACTGCTTGCGGAGATGATGCTCTGAGTAATAAGCTTATAAGCGCGGTTGATAGTAATTGTAGTTCAGCTGCCAGGAGACTAGTAGTTGTGAGGTAATAAAGTGTTTTACATAAAGCTTGATGAAGTGGTGGTATTAAAACCAATACTTCTGGATTCAGAGGCAATGATTCTTTACTCAAGAATGGAGCTCTGGTTAATGTCGTCGTGAATAATGGCATACATGCCAATACCCAATGTAACATATCTCTTCCTTCAAGACCTCCAATAGCAGGGATTAATTTTTTCGGTAATGTTGATATCGCGAGTATCATACTTGGTAAAAGACCACTAGGATCACTGACTGAAAGTAAAATCGAAACAAGCATTGTTATCGTAGGAGGATATAATAAAGGAGCAGGATCGAATGTTGCAGGTATAGTAAGAGGGAATGGAGATTTCCATGGTGTTCGTGAGCTCAGATGTCGTAATAGTCGAAGTGGATATAAAGCTATCAAACCActtataataagaatttga
Proteins encoded in this window:
- the Bcsec59 gene encoding Bcsec59, whose product is MEEGLDLNLGLQTAIREDSGSRIQLQTQMQQIPSTMQQSQSHTQQSHAQKLREEVARRGETRDTLTGEKAPRLERSPHPYHKRHEEIPFGSERSERNPVIRNSKGEEWTSRVPARKPSSLNPSFNLRPSNSQTRTSSSGAPASPSPLRSAQNTDDELYNGVRVTIDGSSNGYIESTNSDSGTEADDEHFLKGLPAPRTKPHKGLRGVDGSMSSTPSPLLSPAILDDEIRWKESGRIRSTMPTSKIVTKEEQRKLIEKFKQRRRIEIVRRTTEACLLCFVGGIIYQSQGVKEILYLWKNELGCQILIISGLIALYPLRLLRHLSSRTPWKSPFPLTIPATFDPAPLLYPPTITMLVSILLSVSDPSGLLPSMILAISTLPKKLIPAIGGLEGRDMLHWVLACMPLFTTTLTRAPFLSKESLPLNPEVLVLIPPLHQALCKTLYYLTTTSLLAAELQLLSTALISLLLRASSPQAVILKALLWGGGIGILVTCTHVLRWGVTLARVPTWKFRRPDPKNSGFRFSKRSLSFGTNTLSVFAKDRFISDTSDDELHSRYSQERGGKLHSSEFSPLDGEYSGISRRNTLPGSSPSKLKTRTPSGRKKRSASISLQSFSKLTYRQATFRKWGYAIYVYICILVIILLGIREYVGKEALQGYEPVGWALGYMFGDLPRFRLEVVKANLQRWIPLPSRSHSSDDLELHERTKICLERGWVERIRTQDFGAANTRLILLGYWLLIIIAGLAIVFRLSKIYEVDTRRKVFHFMMVFILLPSTFVDPNYCALAMALVLGVFLLLDLLRASQLPPISRALAKFLMPYVDGRDLKGPVVVSHIFLGVGCAVPLWLSLGSLPSYSSSSMELLDSVSGSEIASSKFLSSSSFEGGAEGEAMDPWKGWEIPQRQREIAMVAGVICVGLGDAAASLVGRRCGKRKWYWGGGKSLEGSMAFMIVVAVALVGAKGWVRGGGWEREGSDAWSVTVGKSIVAAGVASLTEAVLTGGNDNVVVPVVLWCCVKGLGI